A window from Megalobrama amblycephala isolate DHTTF-2021 linkage group LG9, ASM1881202v1, whole genome shotgun sequence encodes these proteins:
- the mrpl24 gene encoding probable 39S ribosomal protein L24, mitochondrial, producing the protein MRLTALLWMAAKSAFPHDYRYGTNRPWTIAAKRLNPPGKKRRKVFVEPIANEDWHVLRGDTVEILSGKDKGKQGKVSQVIRRRNWVMLEGLNTHYRYVGRSGDYRGTYIASEAPLLLKDVTLIDPTDRKPTDIEWRYTEEGERVRVSVRTGRIIPKPVYQRKDGIIPQQWKDGPKDTSPEDTLQKTYMPSLKTLEEEVMEKLNIQEDRKPRKSYWY; encoded by the exons ATGAGACTGACGGCGCTGCTTTGGATGGCAGCAAAATCTGCGTTTCCACATGATTATCGTTATGGGACAAACAGACCGTGGACGATCGCAGCCAAGCGGCTCAATCCACCAGGCAAGAAAAGAAGAAAGGTGTTTGTTGAACCGATTGCAAATGAGGACTGGCATGTCCTTAGAGGAGATACG GTGGAGATTTTGTCTGGAAAGGACAAAGGAAAGCAGGGCAAAGTTTCTCAGGTGATCCGGCGCCGAAACTGGGTCATGCTCGAGGGCCTGAACACG CATTACAGGTATGTTGGCAGATCTGGAGATTACCGGGGTACTTACATCGCCAGTGAAGCCCCTCTGCTGCTGAAGGATGTTACGCTTATTGACCCTACTGACAG GAAGCCCACAGATATCGAGTGGAGATACACTGAAGAGGGTGAGCGAGTACGTGTTTCTGTCAGGACAGGACGGATTATTCCCAAACCAGTCTACCAGAGAAAAGACGGCATCATTCCCCAGCAGTGGAAAG ATGGACCCAAGGACACATCGCCAGAGGACACGCTTCAGAAAACATACATGCCATCTTTGAAAACCCTTGAGGAAGAAGTTATGGAGAAATTAAACATTCAAGAAGATAGAAAGCCTCGTAAAAGCTACTGGTACTGA
- the prcc gene encoding proline-rich protein PRCC, with the protein MSLVAYDSSDDSDRDDSTASSARPVGKIGGLFASLPAPKKTEQASAPQPKRMTMDLPKPKKRTEPVKITVPEIKPADSDSDDDEPVRKKSAPQGGGGGLSSLLPQPKNLVVKEMQRPLVPHTLTKRPGSDKPKASAAKSQGLSGTSPSPSAIKAAAKSAAMQLARQMAADEEGSDDEVAPENYFSLPESSSEPVLSQKLDSQQYVPSLHPPPTVEDAPLDFGSNADSYSRTVGGMQDFQKEEYPPQYPENPLPENSPQDYYGEGYYQDPDAADEQDESGSSSMFNDEAFRRLQGKQNRGREEIKFLEIKGDDQLSGNKQWMTKNMTAEEAPRKSFSKKKGDQPTGQQRRKHQITYLIHQAKERELELKNNWADNKMTRRQTQAKYGF; encoded by the exons ATGTCTCTGGTAGCGTATGACAGCAGCGACGACAGTGATCGCGATGACTCGACGGCTTCATCCGCTCGACCCGTGGGCAAGATCGGCGGACTTTTCGCTTCTCTGCCCGCGCCGAAAAAGACTGAACAGGCTTCAGCTCCTCAGCCTAAGAGGATGACTATGGATCTGCCGAAACCCAAGAAACGCACAGAACCTGTTAAAATCACCGTTCCTGAAATAAAACCTGCAGAT TCTGACTCTGATGATGACGAGCCAGTACGAAAGAAGTCAGCTCCTCAG GGAGGTGGTGGTGGTCTGTCCTCTCTGCTGCCCCAGCCTAAGAATCTAGTGGTGAAGGAAATGCAGCGGCCCCTGGTGCCGCACACCCTAACCAAACGCCCCGGATCGGATAAGCCTAAGGCAAGCGCAGCAAAGTCCCAAGGTCTTTCTGGAACCAGCCCCTCCCCATCCGCCATCAAAGCGGCTGCAAAGTCAGCGGCGATGCAGTTAGCCCGACAAATGGCTGCGGATGAAGAGGGAAGTGATGATGAAGTTGCTCCGGAGAACTACTTTTCCCTACCAGAAAGTTCATCAGAGCCTGTGTTGTCACAAAAACTAGATTCTCAGCAGTACGTTCCCTCTCTACACCCTCCACCCACTGTGGAGGACGCCCCATTGGACTTTGGTTCTAATGCAGACAGTTACAGTAGGACAGTCGGAGGCATGCAAGACTTTCAGAAGGAAGAATACCCACCTCAGTATCCTGAAAATCCACTGCCAGAGAATTCTCCACAG GATTACTATGGGGAGGGATATTACCAAGACCCAGATGCAGCTGATGAGCAGGATGAGTCAGGGTCTTCTTCAATGTTCAATGATGAAGCA TTTCGGCGGCTGCAGGGCAAACAGAATCGCGGAAGAGAAGAAATCAAGTTCCTAGAGATAAAGGGAGATGATCAGCTGAGCGGCAATAAACAATGGATGACTAAGAACATGACAGCAGAGGAAGCGCCCCGCAAGTCCTTCAGCAAG aaaaaaggAGATCAGCCAACGGGGCAACAGAGACGCAAGCACCAAATCACGTATCTGATTCATCAGGCCAAGGAACGTGAGCTGGAACTCAAGAACAACTGGGCCGACAACAAAATGACTCGGCGACAAACGCAAGCCAAGTACGGATTCTAA
- the mrpl9 gene encoding 39S ribosomal protein L9, mitochondrial, which yields MWAVASSRFVLQSCWNLSNVKSSLSRIQNLSQTACKNTVVVERCWKVPLSKEGKPAKLHPRRHRVYRLVEDQKHNSQDKMELILTQTVPKLGGRGDTVFVKKSMGRNKLLPQGLAVYPSQENKDMFAEEIRLLREGRPEDRVQTRTGQLTVEFLKKTQLEVAMHTSVQYSLTKEIVCRQFLRRLGVVVPTHALTLPEEPITGPGEYWCDVTVNGVDTVRVSMSVVPYVEPSQLMLMKQQQKQEQSDSE from the exons ATGTGGGCGGTAGCATCATCAAGGTTTGTCCTTCAAAGCTGCTGGAATCTTTCAAATGTAAAATCTTCCTTGAGTCGAATACAGAATCTGTCACAAACTGCATGCAAG AATACAGTTGTTGTTGAACGCTGTTGGAAGGTTCCTTTATCAAAGGAGGGAAAGCCAGCCAAGCTACATCCACGTCGACACAGGGTGTACCGCCTGGTTGAGGACCAAAAACACAATTCTCAGGACAAAATGGAGCTCATCCTCACTCAGACTGTTCCCA agcTTGGTGGACGAGGCGACAcagtttttgtgaaaaaatcGATGGGCCGCAACAAATTGCTACCCCAAGGCCTGGCTGTCTACCCTTCACAGGAAAATAAAGACATGTTCGCAGAGGAAATAAGG CTTCTGCGTGAGGGACGGCCAGAGGACAGAGTTCAGACACGCACAGGACAGCTA ACTGTTGAATTCCTGAAGAAAACACAGCTTGAGGTTGCCATGCACACTTCAGTTCAGTACTCGCTCACAAAAGAGATTGTTTGCAGACAGTTTCTTAGACGG CTCGGTGTGGTTGTGCCGACTCATGCCTTGACTCTTCCAGAAGAACCAATCACAGGGCCTGGAGAGTACTGGTGTGATGTCACA GTGAATGGAGTGGACACGGTCAGGGTGTCCATGTCTGTGGTGCCGTATGTGGAGCCCAGCCAACTGATGCTCATGAAGCAGCAACAAAAGCAAGAACAGTCGGATTCAGAATAG
- the lix1l gene encoding LIX1-like protein has translation MESLRHQRLQPGIGYGASATGTLRSLRPGVTGTLSSAQGSHISVSASPGPPPPLPPLQLHSLGSGIMGSGFGSVDMAAAGLGLSNPTNPAVLREAVDAVVRSFAKHTQGYGRVNVVEALQEFWQMKQSRGADLRNGALVVYEMVPSNNPPYVCYVSLPGGSCFGSFQFCPTKAEARRSAAKIALMNSVFNEHPSRRITDEFIEKSVCEALASFNGNREEADNPSTGIGAFRFMLESNKGKSMLEFQELMTVFQLLHWNGSLKAMRERQCSRQEVLAHYSHRALDDDMRTQMAADWVSREHTLSGTINREMAATERELEEARLAGRELRFYKEKKDILLMAVGQLGGSNTTTLPCTC, from the exons ATGGAGTCTCTTCGCCATCAGCGCTTACAGCCCGGTATCGGATACGGAGCGAGCGCAACCGGGACGCTTCGGTCCCTGCGGCCCGGTGTAACCGGCACTCTTTCCTCGGCACAGGGTTCCCATATCTCGGTGTCTGCTTCCCCGGGGCCGCCGCCACCACTGCCGCCCCTTCAGCTCCACAGCCTCGGGTCCGGTATCATGGGCAGCGGGTTTGGTTCGGTGGACATGGCGGCGGCAGGTCTGGGTCTGTCCAATCCCACCAACCCGGCGGTTCTGAGGGAGGCGGTGGACGCGGTGGTCAGGAGCTTTGCCAAACACACGCAAGGATACGGCAGGG TGAATGTCGTGGAGGCCTTACAGGAGTTCTGGCAGATGAAGCAGTCACGGGGTGCTGACCTAAGGAATGGCGCTCTCGTAGTCTACGAGATGGTCCCATCCAATAACCCCCCTTACGTCTGCTACGTCAGTCTCCCCGGGGGCAGTTGCTTCGGGAGTTTTCAG TTCTGCCCGACCAAAGCCGAAGCGAGGAGGAGCGCGGCCAAAATTGCCCTAATGAATTCTGTTTTCAATGAGCATCCATCTCGACGCATCACAGATGAGTTCATAGagaagagtgtgtgtgaggcTCTAGCCTCTTTTAAC GGAAACAGAGAAGAAGCTGATAACCCTAGTACAGGCATCGGTGCTTTTCGCTTCATGTTAGAATCTAACAAGGGGAAATCTATGCTAGAGTTTCAG GAACTGATGACAGTTTTCCAGCTTCTTCATTGGAATGGTAGTCTCAAAGCCATGAGAGAAAGGCAGTGCTCCCGTCAG GAAGTGCTTGCTCATTACTCCCACCGAGCGCTAGACGATGACATGCGTACACAAATGGCCGCCGACTGGGTCAGCCGAGAACACACTTTATCCGGTACAATCAATCGAGAGATGGCCGCCACCGAGCGCGAGCTGGAAGAGGCGCGTCTGGCAGGACGAGAGCTGCGGTTTTATAAGGAAAAGAAAGACATTCTGCTAATGGCAGTGGGGCAGCTAGGTGGGTCAAACACTACAACTCTGCCCTGCACATGCTGA